One segment of Trachemys scripta elegans isolate TJP31775 chromosome 1, CAS_Tse_1.0, whole genome shotgun sequence DNA contains the following:
- the GABRR3 gene encoding gamma-aminobutyric acid receptor subunit rho-3 isoform X1, with product MVLVIKLLLFTCLWPTAALTSVSSQSDHHHHFHHHHQQKCSSMKKHNSKREIKMRKLDSTKVRPLKSEQLLRIDDHDFAMRPGFGGSPIPVGIDVQVESIDSISEVDMDFTMTLYLRHYWKDERLSFPSTKNRSMTFDGRLIKKIWVPDVFFVHSKRSFIHDTTMENVMLRVYPDGNVLFSLRITVSSMCFMDFSRFPLDTQNCSLELESYAYNEDDLMLYWKHGNESLTTDEQISLSQFFIEEFSASSGLAFYSSTGWYNRLFINFALRRHIFFFVLQSYFPAMLMVMLSWVSFWIDRRAVPARVSLGITTVLTMSTIITGVSASMPQVSYIKAVDVYLWISFLFVFLSVIEYAAVNYLTTAEERKQLKKRGKVSGMYNIDAVQAMAFDGCYHDNEADIDMTTFVVHSEESSARGRAASIANLDATRIKRKRSLKGNVGRIILQNNHVIDTYSRIIFPTVYIVFNFFYWGLYV from the exons ATGGTCCTGGTAATAAAACTGCTGCTCTTCACCTGCCTCTGGCCAACAGCTGCACTAACCAGTGTCAGTTCTCAAagtgatcatcatcatcattttcatcatcatcatcaacagaAATGCTCATCCATGAAGAAGCATAACAG caaacGAGAAATTAAAATGAGGAAATTAGACAGCACCAAAGTACGCCCACTAAAGTCCGAGCAACTTCTCCGCATAGATGACCATGACTTTGCAATGAGACCTGGATTCGGAG GGTCACCAATACCAGTGGGCATTGATGTGCAGGTGGAAAGTATTGACAGCATTTCAGAAGTTGACATG GACTTCACGATGACCTTATACCTCAGACATTACTGGAAGGATGAGAGGCTTTCATTTCCTAGTACCAAAAACAGAAGCATGACCTTTGATGGAAGATTGATCAAAAAGATCTGGGTACCTGATGTATTTTTTGTCCATTCCAAAAGATCTTTCATCCATGATACAACTATGGAGAATGTGATGCTCCGAGTGTACCCTGATGGCAACGTACTCTTCAGCCTAAG GATTACAGTTTCTTCCATGTGTTTTATGGATTTCAGCCGATTCCCTCTGGACACTCAGAACTGCTCTCTAGAACTGGAAAGTT atGCTTATAATGAAGATGATCTGATGCTGTACTGGAAACATGGGAATGAGTCGCTGACCACGGATGAGCAGATCTCCCTTTCCCAGTTTTTCATTGAAGAGTTCAGTGCTTCTAGTGGACTAGCTTTCTACAGCAGTACTG GTTGGTACAACCGCCTTTTTATAAACTTTGCCCTAAGAAggcatattttcttttttgtgctaCAATCCTATTTCCCAGCTATGCTGATGGTGATGCTGTCCTGGGTTTCATTTTGGATTGACAGAAGAGCTGTTCCTGCCAGGGTATCACTGG GTATAACTACTGTGCTGACCATGTCAACCATAATCACAGGAGTAAGTGCCTCAATGCCTCAGGTGTCTTACATAAAAGCTGTGGATGTATACTTATGGAtcagttttctttttgtcttCCTGTCCGTCATTGAATATGCAGCTGTGAATTATCTCACCACAGCAGAAGAGAGAAAACAACTCAAAAAAAGAGGGAAG GTTTCAGGAATGTATAACATTGATGCAGTACAAGCAATGGCCTTTGATGGCTGCTATCATGACAATGAGGCTGACATTGATATGACCACCTTTGTGGTCCACTCTGAAGAGAGCTCAGCCCGGGGACGGGCAGCCAGCATCGCCAACCTGGATGCAACCCGAATAAAAAGGAAGAGATCCTTGAAAGGAAATGTGGGCAGGATTATTTTGCAGAACAATCACGTCATTGACACGTATTCCAGGATTATATTTCCCACTGTGTATATTGTATTCAACTTTTTTTACTGGGGTTTGTATGTATGA
- the GABRR3 gene encoding gamma-aminobutyric acid receptor subunit rho-3 isoform X2: MGSMKKPGKERERRPKRQTDKQARSPIPVGIDVQVESIDSISEVDMDFTMTLYLRHYWKDERLSFPSTKNRSMTFDGRLIKKIWVPDVFFVHSKRSFIHDTTMENVMLRVYPDGNVLFSLRITVSSMCFMDFSRFPLDTQNCSLELESYAYNEDDLMLYWKHGNESLTTDEQISLSQFFIEEFSASSGLAFYSSTGWYNRLFINFALRRHIFFFVLQSYFPAMLMVMLSWVSFWIDRRAVPARVSLGITTVLTMSTIITGVSASMPQVSYIKAVDVYLWISFLFVFLSVIEYAAVNYLTTAEERKQLKKRGKVSGMYNIDAVQAMAFDGCYHDNEADIDMTTFVVHSEESSARGRAASIANLDATRIKRKRSLKGNVGRIILQNNHVIDTYSRIIFPTVYIVFNFFYWGLYV; encoded by the exons ATGGGCTCAATGAAGAAGCCTGGAAAAGAGCGAGAGAGAAGGCCTAAGAGGCAGACAGACAAGCAAGCAA GGTCACCAATACCAGTGGGCATTGATGTGCAGGTGGAAAGTATTGACAGCATTTCAGAAGTTGACATG GACTTCACGATGACCTTATACCTCAGACATTACTGGAAGGATGAGAGGCTTTCATTTCCTAGTACCAAAAACAGAAGCATGACCTTTGATGGAAGATTGATCAAAAAGATCTGGGTACCTGATGTATTTTTTGTCCATTCCAAAAGATCTTTCATCCATGATACAACTATGGAGAATGTGATGCTCCGAGTGTACCCTGATGGCAACGTACTCTTCAGCCTAAG GATTACAGTTTCTTCCATGTGTTTTATGGATTTCAGCCGATTCCCTCTGGACACTCAGAACTGCTCTCTAGAACTGGAAAGTT atGCTTATAATGAAGATGATCTGATGCTGTACTGGAAACATGGGAATGAGTCGCTGACCACGGATGAGCAGATCTCCCTTTCCCAGTTTTTCATTGAAGAGTTCAGTGCTTCTAGTGGACTAGCTTTCTACAGCAGTACTG GTTGGTACAACCGCCTTTTTATAAACTTTGCCCTAAGAAggcatattttcttttttgtgctaCAATCCTATTTCCCAGCTATGCTGATGGTGATGCTGTCCTGGGTTTCATTTTGGATTGACAGAAGAGCTGTTCCTGCCAGGGTATCACTGG GTATAACTACTGTGCTGACCATGTCAACCATAATCACAGGAGTAAGTGCCTCAATGCCTCAGGTGTCTTACATAAAAGCTGTGGATGTATACTTATGGAtcagttttctttttgtcttCCTGTCCGTCATTGAATATGCAGCTGTGAATTATCTCACCACAGCAGAAGAGAGAAAACAACTCAAAAAAAGAGGGAAG GTTTCAGGAATGTATAACATTGATGCAGTACAAGCAATGGCCTTTGATGGCTGCTATCATGACAATGAGGCTGACATTGATATGACCACCTTTGTGGTCCACTCTGAAGAGAGCTCAGCCCGGGGACGGGCAGCCAGCATCGCCAACCTGGATGCAACCCGAATAAAAAGGAAGAGATCCTTGAAAGGAAATGTGGGCAGGATTATTTTGCAGAACAATCACGTCATTGACACGTATTCCAGGATTATATTTCCCACTGTGTATATTGTATTCAACTTTTTTTACTGGGGTTTGTATGTATGA